Below is a genomic region from Bacteroidales bacterium.
CAAAATCCAAATTATTTGTATGATAATGTTAATGTAACAACTCCTTATCAAGTTCAACTTATTGTAGAAAACTCTTTTGGATGTATAGACTCTATTGAACAAACTGCTATCGTATATCCATTGCCTATTCCTGACTTTTCAACTGACATTGTATGTTTTGGAGGTACAACTAGCTTTTCTGATTTAAGCTCTAGCTTAGGCGGCGATATAACTGATTGGCAATGGAATTTTGGCGATGGAATTGGAGGTTCAGCTTTACAAAACCCACAATATACTTATGGAAGCCATGGACTTTATCCAGTTGATTTAGTTGTTACTGATATAAATAATTGTCAAAACACTATTCAACATACTGTTATTGTTGACTCTTTACCAATACCTTCTTTTACTTGGACTGCTACTTGTCAACCCGGAATAATTAACTTCACCAATACTTCTAATGGAAATGGAAGTAATATTACATCATATTATTGGAATTTCGATGATGGTTCAATGGCAATATCACAAAGTCCTATTCACCTTTATTCTTCTTTAGGCACCTATGATGTTAGTTTAACAGTGAATAATGACAGAGGTTGTTCAAATGCTATTGTTGTTCCTGTTTCTGTTGAACCTGGACTCGAAGTAGATTTTACTGCTGACGATGTTTGTTTGGGCGAAGAAACATATTTTTATTACAGTTTAGTTAATCAAAATATGGCTGCCCAAACTTGGTACTGGGATTTTGGAGATGGCAAATATTCTACAAACCCTAATCCAACACACTTATATACTCAGTCAGGAATATACAATGTGTTGCTCACAAGCACAGATTCATTAGGTTGCGACTTTACCATTGCCAAGCATGTTACGGTATATGTCAAACCTATTGCTGATTTTAATTCCACAATAGTTCTAGTAAATAATCCAACTGCATTTACAGACAATTCTTATACTGCTGACGGATTCATTGCTTCATGGCATTGGGATTTTGGCGATGGAGGAACTTCAACACAACAAAATCCTTTGCATACATATGCTAATGCAGGAACGTATATGGCAACATTAATTGTGTTTAATAACTTTGGATGCAGCGACACAATAACAATTCCTGTTATTGTTAATTCAATTGTAAATGCAGATTTTGTTGCAGATACAGTATGTTCGGGAAGCCCTACAAGTTTTACAGATCTTTCAACCGCAGGTGCTGGAACAATTATATCATGGTATTGGAATTTTGGCAATGGTTATGCTTCCACTCAACAAAATCCTCAGCATGTTTATGTTGCTGATGGAATATATGTTGTAACATTAACTGTTACGGCAGATAATGGAGTTAGTAACACAATTAGTAAACAAGTAGTGGTTCTTGAATCTCCTATGGCAGATTTTACATACACAGAAGTGTGCTTTGGAAATCCGACAGGATTAACTGATCATTCATATGGAGTGAATTATCCAGTATCTGCTTGGCAATGGAACCTTGGTGATGGAAATACATCTTCTCAATCAGCTGTTCAGTATTTTTATAATGCGTCTGGACAATGGCAGGTTCAGCTAATTGTAACAAATACAATCGGATGTACAGATACTGTTGTAAAAACTATTAATGTATGGGAAGTACCACAAGTTAACTTTGAAGCTACTCCAAGAGAAGGATGTGCCCCTCTAAATGTTCATTTTGACGATATAACCGCTGTTAGTGACGGAATAATAAATAGTTGGCTATGGAATTTTGGAGATGGATATACAAGCGTTTCTGCAAAAGAAGCTACACATTATTATCCTATGCCTGGATTATATAACGTAGGACTCACAGTAGTTTCAAATCATGGATGTACTGGAAGTTTAACAATACCAAACATGATACAAGTGTATCCTTTGCCAATAGCATCATTCTCTTTTAGACCTAACACTCCAAGTATATCTGATGAAATTGAATTTATAGATTTGTCTTTTGGATCAAATCAATGGTTCTGGGACTTTGGAGATAATAGTTTTTCTGATATTCAATCTCCTAGACATTATTATTTATTGCCTGGAAGCTATAATGTTACCCAAGTCGTACATAATGAATATGGTTGTGCTGATACAACAAATATGGAAATACGATTAAATACTAGCGAAATCCTTTGGGCTCCAAATGCAATTTCAGTCAATAACGACGGAATCAATGAAGTATTTAATGTGTATGGAATGGGCTGGTCTAGCGACAATTTTGATCTACGAATTTTCAATAGATGGGGAGAAGAAATTTATCATACTGACGAAATAAATAAAGGTTGGGATGGCACTGACCAAAACACTGGAAGTAAAGTGCATATTGGAGTATATGTGTGGAGATTAAAAATAATGAGTTATTCCAACGAAATTTTCAAATATATAGGCACTGTAACAGTTATTGAATAAACTTATATCCGTAAATGGAATACTAATAAATGTTTTGTTTTTGTGGTAATTGTGTAAAGTTAAATTTTTTTATTACTAATTAAATTTAACTTTATACAATTTTTTAAGGTGTCATTTGTTTTTATTTAAATATAAATTAATATTAAGAAAACCTTAATAGCATAATTTTGTATTTACAAATATTGTAAAATTTGGCTTATAAATTGTATATAACAATGCTACTTGACAAATAATATTTAATGTAAAAACAAAATGAATCTAAAGAAAATTTTGGTTTGGACTTTTAGGTTGATCTTATTGATAATTCTCTATTTCCCTATTTGGATTTTAGGTTCAATGGCTATTGGAGATTTAATAGCAGGTATGCCTTCAGAACCCGGCTTACTTAGTCAAGAAATTGGTGCAATCATTTTAGGCATAATCAATACAGTTTTAATAGTTGCATTAATACTTACTTCACGATGGAGAGGATGGCGCTTAGCATTATTTTTAGCTTTGGCTTATTATGGGTCATTTACATTTCTTACCCAAATAGAAACTTGGTTTTTTCTTAAAGATTTAACAGTATCACCCGAGTTGCTTCCACGTTTGTTTATTATGGGCTTATCAATACCTGTAATTTATATTCCAATTGCAATTCTTATATGCAAAAAATGGAAGAAAAAAGATATTACCGCTGATAATCCTATTATGTTTATGCCATTTAAGCAATTTCTTTTAAAACTTGGTGTTATTGGTATTATTTATTTAGTAATATATTGGCTAGCTGGATATTATATCGCATGGCAAAATCCCGAACTTAGAGCATTTTACGGTAGTTCCGGAGAAATAAAGCCTTTTTTTGACCATACATTTGCCCAAATATGCGAAACTCCAGGTCTAATTTTTCTTCAATTATTTAGAGGTATGCTGTTTGCGATAATTGTAATGCCAATAATTCTTGGCTCCAATGTTAAGCCTTGGATAACTGGATTATTAATAGGACTTCTTTTTGCAATACCGCATTTGGGACATATTTTACCCAATCCTTTGATGCCTATTGCTAGCGTGAGACTTAGCCACATGATTGAAACAAGCACTTCTACTTTTGTGTTTGGATTAATCGTTGTGTGGTTGTTGCATCGCAAACATAAAAATTTTAAGGATTTATTCTCTAAAAAAGGCTTGAATACGACAACTATTAATAAGTAAAAAATCATCTTTATTATTTTATCACATAGGTCAAAAAGTTAGATATCCTTAAACAAAGGAAACAGCCTAATTAGTCTTTATTAAAAAATCCTTATATTTGCTAGTAATTTATTAATACACAGATTTTTAAATTTTATGAGCAAAACAATTTGTCCTGAATGTAACTCGGAATATACTTATGAGAATGGTGCACTGTGGTCGTGTACACAATGTTTTTTTGAATGGAATCCAGCAGAACTAAAAGCCGCAAAAGAGCAAGCAAGCAAAGTGTTTGATGCTAATGGTAATGAACTGCAAGACGGCGACTCAGTAGTAGTAATCAAAGATTTGCCTGTAAAGGGAATGCCTCGTCCAATAAAAGCTGGCACAAAAGTAAAAAATATCCGCCTTACCGATGGCGACCACAATATAGATTGCAAAATTGATGGCTTTGGTGCTATGGCACTAAAATCTGAATTTGTGAAAAAAGCTTAGAAAATGGAAATAAAAACATTTTAAAGCCGTAAAAACATTAGAGCTGACCAGCCTTTATAATCATTTTAAAAAAATAATCATAAAACAAAATAATATGCGAATATTATTCGTTATATAATGGCAATAAATGTACAACAGTCTCTAAATAGTAGGATAAATGTTTCTTGTAATTCTTTTAATCTTTCTATTAGCAGGTAGCTTAGGGCTGATATTTATCGCGCGACTAATTTATGTTAATTATTTTAAAGAAAACAATAATATGGAAGCACCTAAAATTAAATTTACACAAACACTCACATTTAAGGGATTTACAATTGCTCTATTGATTCTTATTTTACTTATCCCGGGAGCAATGATTCAAAATCTGATAAAAGAGCGTCAAGAACGGAGCCGTGAAACCGTCAAGAAAATCAACGACAAATGGAGTCGCTCGCAAATTTTATGTGCACCGTTATTACTTGTTCCCTACACAACGACAAAATTAGATAACGACAACAAAACAATTTACGAAGAACACACGCTTTTCATTACTCCTAAAGACCTGAAAATCAATGCTTCGCTAATACCAGTAGAAAGATATTATGGCATTTACAAAGCTATTCTTTATAAAAGTGATATTCATTTTGAAGGTTATTTTTCAGAGTTCTCAAAAATAAAAATTGAAAACAGTGAACTTCATTTCGATAAAGCTCAATTTGTTATTGGAGTTACAGATTTAAGAGGTGTTGTGCAAAGTCCTGAGTTTAAAATTAATGGGAAATCATACGAAACAACTATTGGAATGGTTAATTTATTCTCATATTCCGATACCTATGTAGTTAAGAGTAGATATGAATTGGAAAACTCTTTTTTGAGCGATAACACAATTTCAAGTAAAACACTAGTTGTCAACTTTAATGACATGATAAAGTCTGACAGTTTAGAACAAATCTACAATTTTGACTGTACATTAAAGTTAAATGGCAGTAGTTCTATCAATTTTATTCCAATCGGGCAAAATACAGTTGTTACAGTTAACGGGAAATGGAGTTCCCCATCTTTTATTGGAAGTTTTTCTCCAGAATCGACTGTTGAAAAAGATAACTTTAGTGCAACTTGGAATATTTTAAGTTTTAATCGCGAAATTCCTGAAACATGGTCTGATAACAGTTTCACTGAATTACACGATAATTCTTTCGGCGTAAACCTTATTGAAACCGTTGACCATTATCAACAAAATATGCGTTCTGCAAAATATGCCTTAATGTTTATTGCACTAACATTTATTGTTTTCTTTTTTGCAGAAATAATAACAAAAAAACAAATACAATTTTTCCAATATCTGTTGGTCGGCATCGCTTTAATACTATTTTACAGCTTATTACTTTCTCTTTCTGAACAAATCGGATTTGCCTTGGCATATTTGATTGCTAGTGCTACAACTGTGTTAATGATTACTATTTATTTTTATTCGTTATTAAAACAGAAAATAGCCACGCTAATACTTTGCATAGTCATGATTATACTCTACGGTTTTCTATACATCATATTGCAAATTGAAGATTTTGCACTACTCTTTGGCAGCATTTTTCTCTTTATAATATTAGGTGTTATAATGTTTGTGTCAAACAAAATAAAAATTGGAAAGCAGATTTCTGACAAATCATAAGAAAATATACCTATAACAACGTCTATGTATTTATGCGGCAAGGATAGGAACTTGGAAAAGCATTACCCTCAAAACCTATCAAGCTGATTGAGATTTGTGAAAAAGCTTAAGCATTTTGTAAGCGTGTATTCATATTAAAATGCAAGCTTGGAAAAGCAGGTTTGTAAATCCTATCTCCAAGCTTGTCACTTTAAAACTCTCACAAAACCACTCCTATTTCTGTGGAATGTTTTCTAGAACTTTAATGAGAAAGTCGTAAAATTTCTTTACTGATTTGATGTTTACTTTTTCGTCTGGGCTATGTGGGAAGCAGATTGTAGGACCAAATGAAATCATATCCCAATTTGGATAAACTGCACCAAGCAAGCCACACTCAAGTCCTGCATGAATAGCCATAATTTCTGGCAAAGTTCCATACATATCCTTATATATTTCTCTACATTCTTTCA
It encodes:
- a CDS encoding alkylphosphonate utilization protein — translated: MSKTICPECNSEYTYENGALWSCTQCFFEWNPAELKAAKEQASKVFDANGNELQDGDSVVVIKDLPVKGMPRPIKAGTKVKNIRLTDGDHNIDCKIDGFGAMALKSEFVKKA
- the creD gene encoding cell envelope integrity protein CreD, with the translated sequence MEAPKIKFTQTLTFKGFTIALLILILLIPGAMIQNLIKERQERSRETVKKINDKWSRSQILCAPLLLVPYTTTKLDNDNKTIYEEHTLFITPKDLKINASLIPVERYYGIYKAILYKSDIHFEGYFSEFSKIKIENSELHFDKAQFVIGVTDLRGVVQSPEFKINGKSYETTIGMVNLFSYSDTYVVKSRYELENSFLSDNTISSKTLVVNFNDMIKSDSLEQIYNFDCTLKLNGSSSINFIPIGQNTVVTVNGKWSSPSFIGSFSPESTVEKDNFSATWNILSFNREIPETWSDNSFTELHDNSFGVNLIETVDHYQQNMRSAKYALMFIALTFIVFFFAEIITKKQIQFFQYLLVGIALILFYSLLLSLSEQIGFALAYLIASATTVLMITIYFYSLLKQKIATLILCIVMIILYGFLYIILQIEDFALLFGSIFLFIILGVIMFVSNKIKIGKQISDKS